The Panicum hallii strain FIL2 chromosome 9, PHallii_v3.1, whole genome shotgun sequence genome has a window encoding:
- the LOC112875732 gene encoding probable carboxylesterase 17, translating to MRRRRMGALHVVGEPRVSFQQPPAVAAAGKSGGHGPVVEEIHGLIRVYKDGHVERPPAIPDVPCTWGGTAPGAPGGVAARDVVVDRATGVWARLYAPVAGGGLPVVVYFHGGGFCVGSAAWSCYHEFLAQLAARAGCAVMSVDYRLAPEHRLPAAFDDGLAAVRWLRHQAQAAAAPDEVSWWRARCAFDRVFLMGDSAGANIAFHVAARLGQGHLGALSPLAVRGAVLVQPFFGGEVRTASERTMAQPPRSALTLPTSDTYWRLALQAGAGRDHPWCNPLSRAAPSLEALPLPPLLVCVSEADVLRDRNLELCRALRRAGKGVEQAVYGGVGHAFQVLHNCHLSQPRTQEMLAHIKAFVSAR from the coding sequence ATGAGGAGGCGGAGGATGGGGGCACTGCACGTCGTCGGCGAGCCCAGGGTCAGCTTCCAGCAGCctcctgccgtcgccgccgccggcaagaGCGGTGGCCACGGCCCCGTCGTCGAGGAGATCCACGGCCTCATACGCGTCTACAAGGACGGCCACGTCGAGCGGCCCCCGGCGATCCCCGACGTGCCCTGCACGTGGGGCGGCACGGCGCCCGGCGCGCCGGGCGGCGTCGCGGCGAGGGACGTGGTGGTCGACCGCGCCACGGGGGTGTGGGCGCGGCTGTACGCGCCGGTGGCGGGAGGCGGGCTCCCCGTCGTGGTGTACTTCCACGGCGGCGGGTTCTGCGTCGGCTCCGCGGCCTGGAGCTGCTACCACGAGTTCCTCGCGCAGCTCGCCGCGCGGGCGGGCTGCGCCGTCATGTCCGTGGACTACCGCCTCGCGCCCGAGCACCGCCTACCCGCCGCGTTCGACGACGGGCTCGCGGCGGTGCGCTGGCTGCGGCACCAGGcgcaggcggccgcggccccCGACGAGGTCTCCTGGTGGCGGGCCCGCTGCGCCTTCGACCGCGTGTTCCTCATGGGGGACAGCGCGGGCGCCAACATCGCCTTCCACGTCGCCGCGCGGCTGGGCCAGGGCCACCTCGGCGCGCTGTCCCCGCTCGCCGTCAGGGGCGCCGTCCTGGTCCAGCCCTTcttcggcggcgaggtccgcaCCGCGTCGGAGAGGACCATGGCCCAGCCGCCGCGGTCCGCCCTGACGCTCCCGACCTCCGACACCTACTGGCGCCTAGCGCTGCAGGCCGGCGCCGGGCGCGACCACCCCTGGTGCAACCCGCTGTcccgcgccgcgccgagccTGGAGGCCCTCCCGCTGCCGCCCCTCCTGGTGTGCGTCTCGGAGGCGGACGTCCTGCGCGACCGCAACCTGGAGCTGTGCCGGGCCCTGCGCAGGGCCGGCAAGGGCGTGGAGCAGGCCGTGTACGGCGGCGTCGGGCACGCGTTCCAGGTGCTGCACAACTGCCACCTGTCCCAGCCGCGGACGCAGGAGATGCTCGCGCACATCAAGGCCTTTGTCAGCGCCAGgtag
- the LOC112876157 gene encoding uncharacterized protein DDB_G0275933 — MGYLQEARENHVKKKVEEALRSKMKQKALKECDFYCSKYAECARGRTFSVVWQCRKQAKELNECLHQFTNDSVLEEMKKAYMVEQETKEMKQ; from the exons ATGGGGTACCTCCAGGAGGCCAGGGAGAATCACGTCAAGAAGAAGGTCGAGGAAG CTTTGCGCAGCAAGATGAAACAAAAGGCCCTTAAGGAATGTGATTTTTATTGTTCAAAATATGCTGAGTGTGCTCGAGGAAGAACATTTTCTGTGGTATGGCAGTGCCGTAAACAAGCAAAAGAGTTGAATGAATGCCTTCATCAGTT CACGAATGATTCAGTCCTGGAAGAAATGAAGAAAGCTTACATGGTTGAGCAAGAGACCAAGGAGATGAAACAATAA